The Euphorbia lathyris chromosome 3, ddEupLath1.1, whole genome shotgun sequence genome contains a region encoding:
- the LOC136221640 gene encoding uncharacterized protein yields MTGFALFFCAELGIGSVREVNVKSGLPATTSTERLKLLDDEEHILGVKFVGGDHRLKFPCIYFSEEGPVESIKGRKLYVLNLTSNRFNSSILASLGALKSLQTLVMGDNEITSVFPKESMTRRLVAWG; encoded by the exons ATGACCGGATTTGCTCTCTTCTTTTGCGCTGAGCTTGGGATTGGAAGTGTTAGGGAAGTGAATGTCAAATCTGGACTCCCTGCTACCACTAGTACAGAGAGGCTCAAACTCCTCGACGATGAAGAGCACATTCTGGGAGTCAAGTTTGTAGGCGGTGATCACAGGCTAAAG TTTCCTTGCATATATTTTTCGGAAGAAGGACCAGTTGAGTctattaaag GAAGGAAGCTTTATGTGTTGAACCTCACAAGTAATAGGTTCAACTCTAGTATTTTAGCTTCATTGGGTGCTCTTAAATCACTTCAGACTTTAGTTATGGGAGATAATGAAATAACAAGTGTCTTCCCTAAAG AGAGCATGACAAGAAGGCTTGTTGCTTGGGGTTGA